TGTATTTTAAACGGCCAAGCAGTTTTACAATCTCTGGATGTACATTATGAACATTAAGGTCAAACAGCACCTTCTCAGCCTCTTCTTTCATATTCTTCTCAACATCCTTCTTTACTTTTTCAGCAAGGTCTTCAATACGCCCCGGATGTATTCTGCCGTCTGATATAAGTTTCTCAAGTATCTGCCTTGCAATCTCACGCCTGACAGGGTCAAAACCTGAAATGATTACTGCCTCCGGTGTGTCATCAACTATAAAGTCAACGCCTGTTGCACTCTCAAGTGCACGGATGTTCCGTCCTTCCCTGCCGATAATCCTGCCCTTCATCTCTTCATTGGGCAGATTAACAACAGATACGCTTGTCTCTGCAACATGCTCGCCTGCATATCTCTGGATTGCGATTGAGATTATCTCTTTCGCCTTTTTCTCTGCCGTACTCTTTGCCTCTTCCTCAATACGCTTCATCTCCCTTGCAGCCTCGAACTTTGCCTCGTCTTCCATTGTCTGCATAAGGTATTTCTTTGCATCCTCAGATGACATGCATGAAATACGCTCTAACTGCTCCTTCTGCTGACGGAGGGCCTGCTCATATTGATCCATCTTCTCATTAGCCATCTTTTCACGGACAGTGAGTTCCTTTTCCCGCCTGTGTAATTCATTATCCCGTCTCTCCACCTGGTCACTCTTCTTATCAAGATGATTTTCCTTCTGGGAGAGCTTTTTATCAAGATTTAACAATTCAGTGCGTTTGTCCTGCGTCTCTTTTTCAATCTCCTGCCTTGCCTGAAATACCTTGTCCTTTGCCTCTATCTCAGACTCTTTCTTTTTGTTGTCAGCCTCTTTCTGTGCATCCCTGAGTATCCTCTCAGCCTCCTCCTGTGCATCCTTAACCGGATTAACCATGCTGCGGCCTTTTACAACATATCCTGCAATTGCACCGATTACCAATCCTGCAATTAATAACACTATATATTCCATATTATTTACCTCGTACTATTGTTGGACTTCTTTTATTTTTAACAGCGTCAACTCTCCTGCTAATCTCCCCCTCAAACCCATTGGGAGTCGGATGATAATAACTACACTTTTCCGGTGTATAAGCCTGTTCCACATAACCTCCGAAGTCATGCGGATATTTGTACCCCATCTCCCTGCCGAGCCTCGATGCCCCCTTGTAATGACTATCCTTTAAATAGTCAGGAACAGATAAGACCTTTCCGTTTTCAATATCCCTGAGTGCATTATCTATCCCG
The Nitrospirota bacterium genome window above contains:
- the rny gene encoding ribonuclease Y, which encodes MEYIVLLIAGLVIGAIAGYVVKGRSMVNPVKDAQEEAERILRDAQKEADNKKKESEIEAKDKVFQARQEIEKETQDKRTELLNLDKKLSQKENHLDKKSDQVERRDNELHRREKELTVREKMANEKMDQYEQALRQQKEQLERISCMSSEDAKKYLMQTMEDEAKFEAAREMKRIEEEAKSTAEKKAKEIISIAIQRYAGEHVAETSVSVVNLPNEEMKGRIIGREGRNIRALESATGVDFIVDDTPEAVIISGFDPVRREIARQILEKLISDGRIHPGRIEDLAEKVKKDVEKNMKEEAEKVLFDLNVHNVHPEIVKLLGRLKYRTSYGQNNLMHAKEVAVIAGIMAAELKLDVVLAKRGALLHDIGKALTHEHEGTHVALGMDVAKKYGENPKIINAIGVHHGDVEAICPESVIVAAADALSGARPGARRETFESYIKRLENLEKVATTFKGVEKAYAISAGREIRVIVKQEDVSDVSASQLAREMAKKIHDELTYPGQIKVTVIRESRYVEMAK